A stretch of the Desulfuromonadaceae bacterium genome encodes the following:
- the tsaE gene encoding tRNA (adenosine(37)-N6)-threonylcarbamoyltransferase complex ATPase subunit type 1 TsaE, whose amino-acid sequence MSSRVVITASPEETRAFARRLGEQLDKSLTIWLSGPLGAGKTCFAQGVAAGLGVPADEPVVSPSYTLMNLYQGRLPLYHFDYYRLSHPDELDDLGGDEFIEDGGISLVEWADRFDTCAGYAGGARAGVHIELKIVAASRREIVCRACGVDAEALLSRLFAAWKVAVDQS is encoded by the coding sequence GTGTCTTCACGGGTGGTGATTACCGCTTCTCCGGAGGAGACCCGGGCTTTTGCCCGGAGGCTCGGCGAACAGCTGGACAAGTCCCTGACGATCTGGCTGAGTGGCCCGCTTGGCGCCGGAAAAACCTGTTTCGCTCAGGGGGTCGCAGCGGGACTTGGGGTTCCAGCTGATGAGCCGGTCGTTAGCCCCAGTTACACGCTGATGAATCTTTATCAGGGACGTTTGCCCCTGTATCATTTCGATTACTATCGTTTGTCCCATCCTGACGAGCTTGATGATCTCGGCGGCGATGAATTTATTGAGGATGGCGGCATTTCTCTGGTCGAATGGGCGGATCGTTTCGACACCTGTGCCGGGTACGCGGGCGGTGCGCGCGCGGGGGTACATATTGAGCTGAAAATAGTTGCCGCCTCTCGCCGTGAAATCGTTTGTCGGGCCTGCGGAGTGGATGCCGAGGCATTGCTGTCGCGACTCTTTGCCGCGTGGAAAGTTGCTGTTGATCAGAGTTAA
- a CDS encoding CBS domain-containing protein has product MLTAKDIMTRDVHSVTPETTIEKLAKIFVETRVNALPVIENGKLYGQVSQNDLVERDQPLHIPTVISIFDWVIYLESDKTFREEVRKMSARTVRDICRVDVPTCTPATPVSEIAALMAGKAAHLVPVVENERVVGVVGRLDIIRSME; this is encoded by the coding sequence ATGTTGACGGCCAAAGATATAATGACCCGGGATGTTCACTCGGTGACACCTGAAACAACGATTGAAAAACTGGCGAAAATTTTCGTTGAGACGCGCGTTAACGCACTCCCGGTGATCGAAAACGGGAAGCTGTACGGGCAGGTTTCACAGAACGATCTGGTCGAGCGTGATCAGCCGTTGCATATCCCGACGGTGATTTCGATTTTCGATTGGGTTATCTACCTCGAAAGTGACAAGACGTTTCGCGAAGAAGTACGCAAGATGTCCGCCCGGACGGTACGTGATATCTGTCGCGTCGATGTGCCGACCTGTACCCCGGCAACTCCGGTGAGTGAAATAGCGGCCCTGATGGCGGGCAAGGCTGCACATCTGGTTCCGGTCGTGGAGAACGAGCGGGTGGTCGGGGTGGTCGGGCGTCTCGATATTATTCGTTCCATGGAGTAA